GGGCGGCCCTGTCATAATAACACTTGTCCGGCAACCTTGTTTTTGCAGCAATGAAAGCGCATCATCAAGCCGGTAGCCCAAAACATCGGGGATCATTAGACTTGCATAATCTCCTGTTCTTTGGATTTTACCATTTCATCAATTTCTTTAATATATTTGTCCGTGATTTTTTGCAAATCTTCCTGGCCCCGTTTCACTTCATCTTCGGGCACACCTTCTTTTTGTTTAACCTTCAGTACATCGTTAACATCCCGCCGGATATTACGAACAGCCACACGGCCTTCTTCCGCTTTTTTCTTCACAACCTTTACCAGCTCGGTCCGGCGTTCTTGGGTTAACTGAGGTATTACCAAGCGCACAACAGTACCGTCACTGGTAGGCGTAATACCCAGATCAGACTTTAAAATAGCTCTTTCAATTTCCGGGATGACGCTTTTATCCCAGGGTTGAATAACCAGCATCCGGGCTTCCGGTACAGAAATATTGGCAAGTTGGTTTAGTGGGGTAGGTGTTCCATAATACGAAACGGTCACCTTATCCAACAAAGCAGGGGTTGCACGACCGGCCCGTAAAGAAGCAAATTCTTTACGAACAACTTCCACAGTCTTTTTCATATTATCTTCTGCAGAAGATATAATTTCTTTAATCATTTAATTCCCCCCCAACAAAGGTTCCTATCCGTTCCCCAAGGATTGCTCTTTTAATATTGCCTTCTTCGTTTAAATTAAACACCAGCAAAGGTATTTGGTTATCCATACAAAGCGAAACGGCGGTAGAATCCATAACCTGCAGGCCACGATTCAGCACTTCAATATAAGACAGTTCATCGAACTTTCTGGCATTGCGGTTCTTTAAAGGATCGGCTTCGTAAACCCCGTCGACCTGCTTGGCCATCAATATAATTTCCGCCTCAATTTCAGCCGCCCTGAGGGCTGCCGTTGTATCAGTGGAAAAATACGGGTTACCGGTACCTGCCGCAAAAATAACCACCCGTCCCTTTTCCATGTGTCTGATGGCACGGCGCCGAATATATGATTCAGCCACCGCCCGCATTTCAATGGCAGTCTGTACCCGGGTGTCCACATCATGTTTTTCCAGGGCATCCTGGAGAGCCAGTGAATTTATGACAGTGGCCAGCATACCCATATAGTCAGCGGTAGCTCTGTCCATGCCTTTGGTGCTGCCGGAAATCCCCCGCCAGATATTACCGCCGCCAACCACAATGGCCAACTGCACTCTTAATTCAATGATGTCCTTGATCTGCCTGGCAATAGAGTTTACGACATCGGGATCAATGCCGTATCCTTTTTGCCCTGCCAGCGCTTCGCCGCTCAATTTCAGGATAACCCGCCGAAACTTGGGAGTTACCATAAATGGGTGTCCTCCAGTCTGGTAGTTCTGTTATTCTACAATCTTTTTCAAAGTCCTTTAGCTTCTCATTAAAAAGTATTAGCACTTGATTTGTGCTGCCACTTCAGCGGCAAAATCATCCTGACGCTTTTGCAGGCCTTCGCCCATTTCATAGCGGGTAAAACGACGCACGTCAATCTTTTCACCGATCTTGGCAATAGCTTCGTTAATCACCTGTTGTACGGTCTTGTCACTGTCCTTAATGAAGGGCTGCTCAAGCAGGCACACTTCTTTGTAATACTTTTCAATGCGGCCCTCAACCATTTTTTCAACAATTTTTTCGGGTTTACCTTCATTTAATGCCTGGGCTCTTAAAATTTCACGTTCTTTTTCAATCGTTTCGGCAGGCACTTCTTCGCGACGCACATATTCCGGTTTGGCAGCCGCAATCTGCATGGCAATATCCTTAGCCAGGGCACGAAAATCTTCGTTTTTGGCCACAAAATCAGTTTCACAGTTGATTTCTACCAGGACCCCGATACGGCCGCCACCGTGTATGTACGCTTCGACAATGCCTTCGGCGGCAATTCTGCCGGCTTTCTTAGCAGCAGCAGCCAGACCCTTTTCCCGCAGGAATTCAACAGCTTTCTCCATATCGCCGCCTACTTCCGCCAGGGCTTTTTTGCAGTCCATCATACCGGCGCCGGTCCGCTCTCTCAGTTCTTTTACCATACTTGCAGAAATTTCTGCCATGACAAATATCCTCCTTTATCCTGCCATTATCATGATTATCTAATATGCGATATCAGGTTAATTAACCTTGTGGTATTATAACCACAATTATAACCTGACAAACCCTTAGCTTAAGGCTAACTCCCATGTTATACCATTTAAAAGAACGTATAAAAAAAGGTAGGGGCCTCCCGTGTTTGCAGACGCCCTCTACCTAACACTCTACTCTGCGACTTGTTCACCCTGTTTACCTTCCAAAACAGCATCAGCAATCTTGGCGGTAAGCAGCTTTACTGCCCGAATAGCGTCATCGTTACCGGGAATTACGTAATCAACCTCATCAGGATCGCAGTTTGTATCAACAATGGCTACAATGGGAATGCCGAGCTTGCGAGCTTCTGCCACTGCGATGCGTTCCTTCCGGGGATCAATTACGAACAGAGCCCCGGGCAGACGGCGCATATTCTTAATGCCACCAAGGAATTTATCCAGTTTCTCTTTTTCATGCAGAAGCCGGGCAACTTCCTTCTTTGGCAAAACGTCAAAGGTGCCGTCTTCTTCCATACGCTCCAGTTCATGCAATCTATCAATACGCTGACGGATGGTTTGGAAGTTGGTCAGCATACCACCCAGCCAACGCTGATTCACATAGAACATACCGCAACGTTCGGCTTCTTCCTTAACAGCCTCCTGAGCTTGCTTTTTGGTTCCTACAAACAACAGGCTACCGCCTTCTGCAGCCAGCTGTTTTACAAACTCATAGGCTTCTTCCACTTTTTTAACGGTTTTTTGCAGGTCAATGATATAAATACCGTTGCGATCAGTGAAAATATAAGGAGCCATTTTGGGGTTCCAGCGACGGGTCTGGTGGCCAAAATGAACGCCTGCTTCCAATAATTGCTTCATGGAGATAACTGCCATAGCTAGTTACACCTCCTCCCTGCCGTGTTTTTAAACCTCCGTTACCCTCATCTCCGGCAAGACCTTAGCAAACAGGCAACCTTGCACGAATCAGACAACGTGTGTAATTAACACCAAGGGATATTTTAGCATAATACATCAGACAGCGCAAGTACCATATGCCTAACAAATTAAAACTCAGGTGCCCCGGGCACCCAAGTTAAAAACTGTCCGCCAATCTTCTGCGGCGGATTATAATCCCCTTTAGCTCCTGTCTTTGCACCGACCGCATTGAGCTGCGCACCGGTGCCGGAGCGCCACTCCCGGCCCGTTTTGTCGGCCGCAATGGCTCCAAGCTCATCAAGCGCCGTTACCGGTGCTTCAACAAGTTGCCGGCAGGGGATGATAAACCACACCTGTATCTAACTTTCCCTTAAAGTCAGATGCCAAAAAGCCCCTTAGTTTTAATTATGCTTGAGT
This window of the Desulforamulus hydrothermalis Lam5 = DSM 18033 genome carries:
- the pyrH gene encoding UMP kinase translates to MVTPKFRRVILKLSGEALAGQKGYGIDPDVVNSIARQIKDIIELRVQLAIVVGGGNIWRGISGSTKGMDRATADYMGMLATVINSLALQDALEKHDVDTRVQTAIEMRAVAESYIRRRAIRHMEKGRVVIFAAGTGNPYFSTDTTAALRAAEIEAEIILMAKQVDGVYEADPLKNRNARKFDELSYIEVLNRGLQVMDSTAVSLCMDNQIPLLVFNLNEEGNIKRAILGERIGTFVGGELND
- the tsf gene encoding translation elongation factor Ts, giving the protein MAEISASMVKELRERTGAGMMDCKKALAEVGGDMEKAVEFLREKGLAAAAKKAGRIAAEGIVEAYIHGGGRIGVLVEINCETDFVAKNEDFRALAKDIAMQIAAAKPEYVRREEVPAETIEKEREILRAQALNEGKPEKIVEKMVEGRIEKYYKEVCLLEQPFIKDSDKTVQQVINEAIAKIGEKIDVRRFTRYEMGEGLQKRQDDFAAEVAAQIKC
- the rpsB gene encoding 30S ribosomal protein S2, yielding MAVISMKQLLEAGVHFGHQTRRWNPKMAPYIFTDRNGIYIIDLQKTVKKVEEAYEFVKQLAAEGGSLLFVGTKKQAQEAVKEEAERCGMFYVNQRWLGGMLTNFQTIRQRIDRLHELERMEEDGTFDVLPKKEVARLLHEKEKLDKFLGGIKNMRRLPGALFVIDPRKERIAVAEARKLGIPIVAIVDTNCDPDEVDYVIPGNDDAIRAVKLLTAKIADAVLEGKQGEQVAE
- the frr gene encoding ribosome recycling factor → MIKEIISSAEDNMKKTVEVVRKEFASLRAGRATPALLDKVTVSYYGTPTPLNQLANISVPEARMLVIQPWDKSVIPEIERAILKSDLGITPTSDGTVVRLVIPQLTQERRTELVKVVKKKAEEGRVAVRNIRRDVNDVLKVKQKEGVPEDEVKRGQEDLQKITDKYIKEIDEMVKSKEQEIMQV